One segment of Streptomyces sp. NA02950 DNA contains the following:
- a CDS encoding type II toxin-antitoxin system prevent-host-death family antitoxin gives MSATYPIAEARGRLGDLARRAAQHEHITLTDRGVPTAVLISPAELEDLEDALALTRIERDRALGRSETPIPHDEARRALLDAAGRDV, from the coding sequence ATGTCGGCTACATATCCCATCGCGGAAGCGCGGGGGCGGCTTGGCGACCTCGCTCGCCGAGCCGCCCAGCACGAGCACATCACCCTGACCGACCGTGGTGTCCCCACAGCGGTCCTCATCTCACCGGCCGAGCTCGAAGACCTTGAGGATGCCCTCGCGCTCACCCGCATCGAGCGCGATCGTGCTCTGGGCCGCAGCGAGACCCCCATCCCCCACGACGAAGCCCGCCGCGCACTCCTCGATGCTGCCGGGAGGGACG
- a CDS encoding DUF397 domain-containing protein yields MSTTDRKDDLYAIDLSGARWRKSRFSNGGNQCVEITDLPGGGVALRDSKNPDFPALRYTAAEWDAFRKGVLSGEL; encoded by the coding sequence GTGAGCACCACGGACCGCAAGGACGACCTCTATGCCATAGACCTGAGCGGGGCGCGGTGGCGCAAATCCCGATTCAGCAATGGTGGCAACCAATGTGTGGAGATCACCGATCTCCCCGGCGGCGGCGTCGCCCTCCGCGACTCCAAGAACCCCGACTTCCCGGCGCTCCGCTACACGGCCGCCGAGTGGGACGCCTTCCGCAAGGGCGTACTGTCCGGCGAGCTGTAG
- a CDS encoding helix-turn-helix transcriptional regulator: protein MPNVRAQPTLRRRRLGEALRTYRREAGMSLDRATEAMGWDESKLSRIENAKARMPPQYIGKLLKLYGVTDPEIVTALIDLARDAGKQGWWRAYGDVVGLSYKDYLTLESDAESTHIYASGLIPGLLQTGAYAREIIAALAMTHTTEEVMALAEVRKMRQAILTRPDKPMKLWAVIHEAALHQRFVSYPSLMREQLRHLLDMADLPSITIQIMPLNSTPHPGMLGLFEVVRFPQPWPTVVNIENIQGGYFVEGAEDAKLFEMAFERIVAAALSVDDSRETITHLLERNTT, encoded by the coding sequence ATGCCAAATGTCCGCGCGCAGCCAACTCTGCGCAGGCGCCGCCTCGGTGAGGCGCTGCGCACCTACCGCCGCGAGGCCGGGATGAGCCTGGACCGGGCCACCGAGGCGATGGGCTGGGACGAGAGCAAGCTGTCCCGTATCGAGAACGCCAAGGCGCGGATGCCTCCGCAGTACATCGGGAAGCTGCTGAAGCTGTACGGCGTGACGGATCCCGAGATCGTGACCGCGCTGATCGACCTGGCCCGGGACGCCGGAAAGCAGGGCTGGTGGCGGGCGTACGGCGATGTCGTCGGCCTGTCGTACAAGGACTACCTGACACTGGAGTCCGACGCCGAGAGCACGCACATCTACGCGTCAGGCTTGATTCCCGGTCTGCTCCAGACCGGTGCGTACGCACGAGAGATCATCGCGGCGCTCGCCATGACCCACACGACGGAAGAGGTGATGGCCCTCGCGGAGGTCCGCAAAATGCGGCAGGCCATCCTCACCCGACCGGACAAACCGATGAAGCTGTGGGCCGTCATCCATGAGGCCGCGCTGCATCAGCGCTTCGTCTCGTACCCGTCGCTCATGCGTGAGCAGCTTCGGCATCTGCTCGACATGGCGGATCTGCCCAGCATCACCATTCAGATCATGCCGCTGAACTCGACCCCACACCCCGGGATGCTCGGGCTCTTCGAAGTGGTGCGCTTCCCGCAACCCTGGCCCACCGTGGTCAACATCGAGAACATCCAGGGCGGCTACTTCGTGGAGGGTGCCGAGGACGCGAAGCTCTTCGAGATGGCGTTCGAACGTATCGTCGCGGCGGCGCTCTCTGTGGATGATTCTCGGGAGACCATCACGCATCTGCTGGAGAGGAACACAACGTGA
- a CDS encoding ATP-binding protein: MGTYSKTLPCAPESARRARLLARAACDTWQLAELADQAALVISELMGNAVEHSGSRLVRVTVSRPEPCRVRLTVLDKSRTRPTQRTASPDDEHGRGLAIVEAVSDRWGADPLRWGKRVWAELCTKDDQ; the protein is encoded by the coding sequence ATGGGCACATACAGCAAGACCCTCCCCTGCGCACCCGAATCGGCCCGCCGGGCCCGGCTCTTGGCGCGAGCCGCCTGCGACACCTGGCAGTTGGCCGAGCTGGCCGACCAGGCGGCGCTGGTGATCTCGGAGTTGATGGGCAACGCCGTGGAGCACAGCGGCAGCCGATTAGTGCGGGTGACCGTCTCCCGCCCCGAGCCCTGCCGGGTACGGCTGACCGTGCTGGACAAGTCCCGCACCAGGCCCACGCAGCGCACCGCCTCCCCCGACGATGAGCACGGACGCGGTCTGGCGATCGTCGAGGCCGTATCCGACCGCTGGGGAGCGGATCCGCTCCGCTGGGGCAAGCGGGTCTGGGCCGAACTGTGCACGAAGGACGACCAGTGA
- a CDS encoding SLATT domain-containing protein — protein sequence MSQPEMQPEGLPRQEGARKQGDLLGRPFPHGDWGEPAERLDEVYQWVEEGALRVAEWYLADRLWKRRTAQGLRVGAAAGAVVGAALPLLDLTGVLDRGAGWGAFALLLAVACVGADRFFGLTSGWMRDMATAQAVQRRLEVLQFDWASESVREVLGPTEGTASEAVERCLSVLRRFCEDVSELVRTETSGWMVDFGSGSAPLFSQSLVGQGSRPDSGSPTSRFPLPPSTRPNMPRQRPPEPPR from the coding sequence GTGAGTCAGCCGGAGATGCAGCCCGAGGGGCTCCCTCGGCAGGAGGGTGCGAGGAAGCAGGGGGACCTGCTCGGTCGGCCCTTCCCGCACGGCGACTGGGGCGAGCCCGCCGAGCGCCTCGACGAGGTGTACCAGTGGGTCGAGGAGGGCGCGCTGCGGGTGGCCGAGTGGTATCTCGCCGACCGGCTGTGGAAGCGGCGGACCGCGCAGGGTTTGCGGGTGGGGGCCGCGGCCGGGGCGGTGGTGGGGGCGGCGCTGCCGCTGCTGGATCTGACCGGGGTACTCGACCGCGGTGCCGGATGGGGTGCGTTCGCGCTGCTGCTGGCCGTCGCCTGCGTCGGCGCCGACCGGTTCTTCGGGCTGACCTCGGGCTGGATGCGGGACATGGCCACGGCGCAGGCCGTGCAGCGGCGGCTGGAGGTGTTGCAGTTCGACTGGGCGTCGGAGAGCGTACGGGAGGTGCTGGGCCCGACCGAGGGCACCGCGAGCGAGGCCGTGGAGCGATGCCTCTCGGTGCTGCGGCGGTTCTGCGAGGACGTGTCCGAGCTGGTGCGGACCGAGACCTCGGGCTGGATGGTGGACTTCGGCTCCGGTTCGGCGCCGCTGTTCAGCCAGTCGCTGGTGGGCCAGGGCTCCCGCCCGGACAGCGGGAGCCCCACCAGTCGCTTTCCGCTGCCGCCCAGCACCCGGCCCAATATGCCGCGGCAGCGGCCTCCCGAGCCGCCCCGGTGA
- a CDS encoding SigE family RNA polymerase sigma factor — protein sequence MSGSEPGPGSAAGWSGPRTGADAELEETYTAYVSARLPALRRIAHLLCRDPHRADDVVQTTLTKLFVHWRRARAATDTDRYVHTMLMRCFLNEQRLGWARVRLSGAPHETPGLPPAIGGPDIETRTVVHTALSRIPARQRAVLVLRFLCDLPVAEVAGILGCSEGTVKSQSARGLVRLRAQLGGQLPSSVTTAGKTTAGKTASGKTASGKGKE from the coding sequence GTGAGCGGGAGCGAACCTGGGCCCGGGTCCGCGGCCGGGTGGTCCGGGCCGCGGACCGGGGCCGACGCGGAGCTGGAGGAGACGTACACCGCGTACGTCTCCGCGAGGCTGCCCGCGCTCCGCCGGATCGCCCATCTGCTGTGCAGGGACCCGCACCGCGCCGACGACGTCGTGCAGACCACGCTCACCAAGCTGTTCGTGCACTGGCGGCGGGCCCGCGCCGCCACGGACACGGACCGCTATGTGCACACCATGCTGATGCGCTGCTTCCTCAACGAGCAGCGGCTCGGCTGGGCGCGGGTACGGCTGTCCGGGGCGCCGCACGAGACCCCGGGGCTGCCGCCCGCCATCGGGGGACCGGACATCGAGACGCGTACGGTCGTGCACACCGCGCTCTCCCGGATCCCGGCGCGGCAGCGGGCGGTGCTGGTCCTGCGGTTCCTGTGCGATCTGCCGGTGGCGGAGGTGGCCGGGATCCTCGGCTGTTCGGAGGGCACCGTGAAGAGCCAGTCCGCGCGCGGCCTCGTCCGGCTGCGGGCTCAGCTCGGCGGTCAGCTGCCCTCGTCCGTGACGACCGCGGGGAAGACCACTGCGGGGAAGACGGCTTCGGGGAAGACGGCCTCGGGGAAGGGGAAGGAGTAG
- a CDS encoding dolichyl-phosphate beta-glucosyltransferase gives MVPAYNEEHRLPRTLDAICRYLRSSPGRHAGWEVIVVDDGSTDTTADTVREAAAAEPRIRLLGPPPGTAPAAPFARNHGKGHAVRLGVLASRGRRVLVTDADLATPIEELAGLHDRLDEGYAAAIGSRAHHPESGPAVRRHPLRQLLGEAGNRVIRAVAVPGVRDTQCGFKLFDGDRARAAFGRSRLDGWCIDVEILRMFHGARWPVAEVPVRWAHQPGSKVGALDYARVLRELVRLRAAGALERIRAADRAVVLGYLLVSVVLFHGLWRDPRHRYLIDGGQDQNQWEWFFAVTADNVFALRDPFFTTLQNAPSGVNLMANTTMLGLSVPLAPVTAVFGPAMTWALVLTAGLAATAAAWYWLLLRRFVTSRRAAALGGGLCAFAPAMVSHANAHPNFAVLFMMPLIVDRLLRLCEPGGRTVRDGVILGLFLTYQVFLGEEALLLAALGLLFFAVGYAVVRPGVARAVRGPLLRGSAVAGGVALVLLAYPLYRQFFGAQSYASVLHGPAGNPPGALVEFAGRSLGGDPATADGLARGRTEQNAFFGWPLLALTAVVVVWLWREPRVRALAWTAFATVALSLGRSFPVPGTDWTWPGPWWPLARLPLLESVIESRVAMAAVPALGILLALAVDRLADGSRDRALRIAGWAAIAAALLPVVPTPLTTTDRATVPSFVADGLWRRYLPEGRTLVPVPVPDPAHAEPLHWQTTAGLRFPLAGGYFNGPYGPHRTGIYGPVPRYTSALLSWVERTGAVPEVGPAERRAAAEDLRHWRAGAVVLAPQPADGALRVCVERLLGRPGRWIGGVWVWTVPGRSGEGVSGGT, from the coding sequence GTGGTGCCCGCGTACAACGAGGAGCACCGGCTGCCCCGGACCCTCGACGCGATCTGCCGCTATCTGCGGTCCTCGCCCGGCCGTCACGCGGGCTGGGAGGTCATCGTCGTCGACGACGGCTCCACGGACACCACGGCCGACACGGTCCGCGAGGCCGCGGCCGCCGAACCCCGGATCCGACTGCTGGGCCCGCCACCGGGCACCGCCCCCGCGGCCCCCTTCGCCCGCAACCACGGCAAGGGCCACGCCGTACGGCTGGGTGTGCTCGCCTCGCGCGGCCGCCGGGTGCTGGTGACCGACGCCGATCTGGCCACCCCCATCGAGGAACTGGCCGGGCTGCACGACCGGCTCGACGAGGGCTACGCCGCCGCCATCGGCTCCCGCGCCCACCACCCGGAGTCCGGCCCGGCGGTGCGCCGCCACCCCCTGCGGCAACTGCTCGGCGAGGCGGGCAACCGGGTCATCCGGGCGGTGGCGGTGCCCGGGGTCCGCGACACCCAGTGCGGTTTCAAGCTCTTCGACGGCGACCGGGCGCGCGCGGCCTTCGGGCGGTCCCGGCTCGACGGCTGGTGCATCGATGTGGAGATCCTGCGGATGTTCCACGGCGCGCGCTGGCCGGTCGCCGAGGTGCCCGTCCGCTGGGCCCACCAGCCCGGCTCCAAGGTCGGCGCGCTGGACTACGCCCGGGTGCTGCGGGAGCTGGTGCGGTTGCGGGCGGCGGGGGCGCTGGAGCGGATCCGGGCCGCCGACCGGGCCGTGGTGCTCGGCTATCTGCTGGTCTCCGTGGTGCTCTTCCACGGGCTGTGGCGCGATCCCCGCCACCGCTACCTCATCGACGGCGGACAGGACCAGAACCAGTGGGAGTGGTTCTTCGCGGTCACCGCCGACAACGTCTTCGCGCTGCGCGATCCGTTCTTCACCACGCTCCAGAACGCCCCGTCCGGTGTGAACCTCATGGCGAACACCACCATGCTCGGACTCTCCGTGCCGCTCGCGCCCGTCACCGCCGTGTTCGGCCCGGCCATGACCTGGGCGCTGGTGCTGACCGCCGGACTCGCCGCGACCGCCGCCGCCTGGTACTGGCTGCTGCTGCGGCGCTTTGTGACGTCCCGCCGGGCCGCGGCGCTCGGCGGTGGGCTGTGCGCGTTCGCCCCGGCGATGGTCTCCCACGCCAACGCCCACCCCAACTTCGCGGTGCTGTTCATGATGCCGCTGATCGTGGACCGGCTGCTGCGGCTGTGCGAACCGGGCGGCCGCACCGTGCGCGACGGGGTGATCCTCGGTCTCTTCCTCACCTACCAGGTGTTCCTGGGCGAGGAGGCGCTGCTGCTGGCCGCCCTCGGGCTGCTGTTCTTCGCCGTGGGCTACGCGGTCGTACGCCCCGGCGTGGCCCGCGCCGTCCGCGGTCCGCTGCTGCGCGGGTCCGCCGTCGCCGGTGGCGTCGCGCTGGTGCTGCTCGCCTATCCGCTGTACCGGCAGTTCTTCGGCGCCCAGTCCTACGCGAGCGTGCTGCACGGCCCGGCGGGCAATCCACCGGGCGCGCTGGTGGAGTTCGCGGGCCGCTCGCTCGGCGGCGATCCTGCCACCGCGGACGGGCTGGCACGGGGCCGCACCGAACAGAACGCCTTCTTCGGCTGGCCGCTGCTGGCCCTCACCGCCGTGGTGGTGGTGTGGCTGTGGCGGGAGCCGCGGGTCCGGGCGCTGGCGTGGACGGCCTTCGCGACGGTGGCGCTGTCCCTGGGGCGTTCGTTCCCGGTGCCGGGGACGGACTGGACCTGGCCCGGGCCGTGGTGGCCGCTCGCCAGGCTGCCGCTGCTGGAATCGGTCATCGAGTCGCGGGTGGCGATGGCCGCGGTGCCCGCGCTCGGCATTCTGCTGGCCCTCGCCGTCGACCGGCTGGCGGACGGGAGCCGGGACCGTGCGCTGCGGATCGCCGGGTGGGCGGCGATCGCCGCCGCCCTCCTGCCGGTTGTGCCCACCCCGCTGACCACCACCGACCGGGCCACCGTGCCCTCGTTCGTCGCCGACGGCCTCTGGCGGCGTTACCTCCCCGAGGGCCGCACCCTCGTCCCCGTCCCGGTGCCGGACCCCGCGCACGCGGAGCCCCTGCACTGGCAGACCACCGCCGGCCTCCGCTTCCCGCTGGCCGGCGGCTACTTCAACGGCCCCTACGGACCGCACCGGACCGGGATCTACGGTCCGGTGCCCCGCTACACCTCCGCCCTCCTGAGCTGGGTGGAGCGGACCGGGGCCGTGCCGGAGGTCGGCCCCGCCGAGCGCCGCGCCGCGGCGGAGGACCTGCGCCACTGGCGCGCGGGCGCGGTCGTGCTCGCCCCGCAACCGGCCGACGGGGCGCTGCGTGTCTGTGTGGAACGGCTGTTGGGGCGGCCGGGCCGGTGGATCGGGGGTGTCTGGGTCTGGACGGTCCCGGGCCGGTCCGGGGAGGGGGTGAGCGGGGGAACGTGA
- a CDS encoding GntR family transcriptional regulator, with translation MPVRGTSPVKRNTLRQQIAEALCDEVLAGRLPAGRQFTVKEIADQYGVSATPVREALLDLCSQGLLEVEEHRGFKVHEYTIEDFRHMVDARTMVVEGVFRHYVDRTLSSMTQAALASVRRRAEEAERAARSGDLDILIGYDLRFWREICGLVGNPYILDFLQRLRVQTWVFTVPYLRRVPDLRGLLWAGHCELTAAVTRGDPATSERLIAGYNAHVRTLIERLAGESEAS, from the coding sequence ATGCCCGTGCGCGGCACCAGCCCGGTCAAGCGGAACACCCTGCGGCAGCAGATCGCCGAGGCGCTCTGCGACGAGGTGCTCGCGGGCCGCCTCCCGGCCGGCCGTCAGTTCACCGTCAAGGAGATCGCCGACCAGTACGGCGTTTCCGCGACACCCGTCCGCGAGGCCCTGCTCGACCTGTGTTCGCAGGGGCTCCTGGAGGTCGAGGAACACCGCGGCTTCAAGGTCCACGAGTACACCATCGAGGACTTCCGGCACATGGTCGACGCCCGCACGATGGTCGTCGAGGGCGTGTTCCGCCACTACGTCGACCGGACGCTGAGTTCCATGACGCAAGCGGCGCTGGCCTCGGTGCGGCGCCGGGCCGAGGAGGCCGAGCGCGCCGCCCGCTCCGGCGACCTCGACATACTGATCGGCTACGACCTGCGCTTCTGGCGCGAGATCTGCGGACTGGTCGGCAACCCGTACATCCTGGACTTCCTCCAGCGGCTGCGGGTGCAGACCTGGGTGTTCACCGTGCCGTACCTGCGCCGGGTGCCCGATCTGCGCGGGCTGCTGTGGGCGGGCCACTGCGAGCTCACCGCGGCGGTGACCCGGGGCGACCCGGCCACCTCCGAGCGGCTGATCGCGGGGTACAACGCCCACGTCCGGACCCTGATCGAGCGGCTGGCGGGGGAGTCGGAGGCGAGCTGA
- a CDS encoding aspartate aminotransferase family protein, translating into MSVQPTPDPVAGAAVKAADRAHVFHSWSAQGLIDPLAVAGADGAYFWDYDGNRYLDFSCQLVNTNIGHQHPKVVAAIQEQAATLCTIAPGFAVDVRSEAARLIAERTPGDLDKIFFTNGGAEAVENAVRMARLHTGRPKVLSAYRSYHGATSTAINLTGDPRRWPSDSASAGVVHFWAPFLYRSPFHAENEAQECERALRHLEDTIAFEGPQTIAAIVLETIPGTAGIMVPPPGYLPGVREICDRYGIVFVLDEVMAGFGRTGRWFAAEHFDVTPDLLTFAKGVNSGYVPLGGVAISAAIAATFDQRPYPGGLTYSGHPLACASAVATLNAMAEEGIVENAAAIGENVIGPGLREIAERHPSVGEVRGTGVFWALDLVKDKETREPLVPYNASGPANQPMADFAAACKRGGLWPFVNMNRTHAVPPCTITETEAKEGLAVLDEALSAADAHTG; encoded by the coding sequence GTGTCCGTGCAGCCCACTCCCGACCCCGTCGCCGGTGCCGCCGTCAAGGCCGCGGACCGTGCGCATGTCTTCCACTCGTGGTCCGCGCAGGGCCTGATCGACCCGCTCGCGGTCGCGGGCGCCGACGGCGCGTACTTCTGGGACTACGACGGCAACCGCTACCTCGACTTCTCCTGTCAGCTGGTGAACACCAACATCGGCCACCAGCACCCCAAGGTCGTGGCCGCGATCCAGGAGCAGGCCGCCACGCTGTGCACCATCGCCCCGGGCTTCGCCGTGGACGTACGTTCCGAGGCGGCCCGGCTGATCGCCGAGCGCACCCCCGGCGACCTCGACAAGATCTTCTTCACCAACGGCGGCGCCGAGGCCGTGGAGAACGCGGTCCGGATGGCCCGGCTGCACACCGGCCGCCCCAAGGTGCTCTCCGCCTACCGCTCGTATCACGGCGCCACCTCCACCGCGATCAATCTGACCGGTGACCCGCGCCGCTGGCCCTCCGACTCCGCCTCGGCCGGAGTGGTGCACTTCTGGGCGCCGTTCCTCTACCGCTCGCCCTTCCACGCCGAGAACGAGGCCCAGGAGTGCGAGCGCGCCCTGCGCCACCTCGAGGACACCATCGCCTTCGAGGGCCCGCAGACCATCGCCGCGATCGTGCTGGAGACCATCCCCGGCACCGCCGGGATCATGGTCCCGCCGCCCGGCTATCTGCCCGGTGTCCGCGAGATCTGCGACCGGTACGGCATCGTCTTCGTCCTCGACGAGGTCATGGCGGGCTTCGGGCGCACCGGCCGCTGGTTCGCCGCCGAGCACTTCGATGTCACCCCCGACCTGCTGACCTTCGCCAAGGGCGTCAACTCCGGCTATGTGCCGCTGGGCGGTGTCGCGATCTCCGCCGCGATCGCCGCCACCTTCGACCAGCGGCCCTACCCCGGCGGTCTCACCTACTCCGGCCACCCGCTGGCCTGCGCCTCCGCCGTCGCGACCCTCAACGCGATGGCCGAGGAGGGCATCGTGGAGAACGCCGCCGCCATCGGCGAGAACGTGATCGGCCCGGGGCTGCGCGAGATCGCCGAGCGCCATCCGTCGGTGGGCGAGGTGCGCGGTACGGGCGTCTTCTGGGCGCTGGACCTGGTGAAGGACAAGGAGACCCGCGAGCCGCTGGTGCCGTACAACGCCAGTGGCCCGGCCAACCAGCCCATGGCCGACTTCGCGGCCGCCTGCAAGCGCGGCGGTCTGTGGCCCTTCGTGAACATGAACCGCACCCATGCGGTGCCGCCGTGCACCATCACCGAGACAGAGGCCAAGGAGGGCCTGGCCGTCCTGGACGAGGCGCTGTCGGCGGCCGACGCCCACACCGGCTGA